The Topomyia yanbarensis strain Yona2022 chromosome 3, ASM3024719v1, whole genome shotgun sequence nucleotide sequence gacccgacccgagaattttgaaatttgaatacccgaacccgaaaatttaaaatatgagaagcccgatccaaatccaacttgctaatacggagaatcaaccaaagatctcgaagctTTTTAGTTCTACGCACCCGAGATGGACCCTTGAATCAACTAAGAATAGTATAaacactcgaatctgaagtagcaccatacgcattgagttatatctgcatatgacaaaacaaatcactgccgagtagaatccgcatttatatttactatcaTTGAACATCAAATTTGTAACGTTCTGAGAAACATATAAATcgttgatatcttaaccggaaattaagttaaatcggcggcttactcatggggaaacagaaagcttaatggtcacagtttccaTCAACTTTtgccgtcgtacttaaccaaaatttctgattttttatcagaaaccattcctgcaaggcagtttcgtataatttattacatgtatgaaattaagctatggcaattaGCAATTCGTATttgacagtttacatgacgtcacccacgttactggttggaacggtTAAACCTGTATcgttaatggcttcaacagaacacacaaaattttttcgatcaattcgttaagtttgtggaaattcatgtattttcatgaaggaatccagatcatgcaacagctcagctcgggaacaatctgacagaaagtgcttacATATATGaagtaccactgatttgatagtggtgctattatcccatcaccctatgagtgtcatgaacaacgaaacctggcggaagtgaagctaggtttaggtctgatggaacaaagacagtctctagaaaataaatttggcctaaactatgtgcttttaaaaaaagtgccctttttaaatttgagccgccataatgacaccaaagtaccaccaaatttatgaGTTCAAATCCTgatttttccgttacagtttattttattttcaagcaatatttatcataaaccaatttgattattaaacttccgtgaagacaggtacaacctatttgtttcatttgaccaatttaacagtgctcgcttaaaatttgtttggggtacaaatgtatccCACAAAACAGtttgcgttagtgttttgtcatttgtacataattcaaaaaaaaattatatcttttttttaaaagcaaaatatcgatacatagtaagcgagaaagttgtgtaaaattgtataagttccaactctgccgaataatagtatctgttatttaGTATAACAAAGTACTagagcaaagtaactagaaaatgcgtttggacCGGTATCTtaattaaatagtcaaaacaaaacaggttactttacgaatgatttagaataaaactatccaatttaattataaatttaataaaaattagacatactagagcgattttagttctggggtacgaatatACCCCACAAAAtcgtttacgtagagaaaaaatcgccgcggcctaagtatcggttttaaagtaactgtcgaaatttatattccattatagaaagttgaaccgatattttccgataaattcctgttgacttggtttactactaattatcatgaaaaataaatcgcaaagagatttttgatgtgaaacacgtattgttgaatgctctctcatgaatgttcgtttaaaaattaaataattcagacagtttgcgagtctgaagagacggaattttatgcaagaatgaaaaaatacaatatttgagcaccagaaaatacgacgaattctagcgattcagaggtgctaacatttggtacggttatatgtgtcattcattcgtattacgaagtacatataattcactactacaaaaaagactgcgttttgtgtatagacgcaaaCAATGCAATGAAATGGATCGGTTGTTTTTGTTCaaaatccgaacccgacccgaccccgataatttgtaatttgaaaaacccgaacccgacccgagcccgaaagtccaaaatttaaaaattgggacccgacccgaacccgagaatttctaatttgaaaacccggaacccgacccgaacccgagaagcttaaatttacaaaacccgaaccagacccgaaacccgtcgggttcgggtcgggtccgggtttcgggtccaaaaacccgaacccgaccatctctaaactataggtgcaagggagctcaaaattcaaagaaaatcattttttcattaactatttgagcaaatttcaaagataacagttttattgtcgcataattttagtgccatgaatcgataaaaaaatatttgttgatggttggtatctTAGTTatgcgtataacccactactgcaactattggtacaccttaACTATAAGAGCACCCACCCTATTATctgagaatatttttttaaagtataGTTGATTAACATATCATGCctgtaagtttttgtaattttattttatccttCTAAAAACTTTAAACCCATATCATAAAAACTAAGTTTTTCACAACTACGTGCAcgataacaataaaaaaactatAAAACCTTTGTATACAAATAAAACACGAGAAGTTAATTGTGCACAGACTTGactaaaaaatttatttaaaattctcATATCATAATGTTATTAACGCATTTATTGCTAGAAAAGACCGAGAATCGAGATCTTTAGTTCAAAAATGACTaaaatagggtagacgagccttTATTCATCTCTTAAATAGGTATCTTCGTCTTTGCTTAGTTCCTAATAAGCAGTGCAGTTAAACATgttgcctggaaaatgtaaaatgctcgcgtttgagcgaagcgaaaagtcgaatACAACGtatccttattcatcctaccatttgagctaatgcgttgaatagagatagcagagactgctctaactaatgcattcaaatgggtgggatgaatagaggagctaagatgaattggGGCGCAGTAACCCTACCTAAAATTTTAACTTACACTCGCCATAGTAGTCTATCATGTGAGTAAAATCTTTCTGAATAAGAAAATATTCTACTTTTTTGTTTCAGGTTAAAACTACTAACTGAATAGTGCCCGAATAAAACTTACGTATTCTTAAATAATTTCTACATTCTCACCTTTCCCTAGCGTTTGACAGATTGCGGTTAACTATCAGCACAACAAACTCTGTTACCAACATATCGCGTTCAAGCTGCATATAAACTGTTTAGAACAAAAAAGATCACTGTCGGATTGTTTAATTAAAGTCATCACGCCAAATAATCCATTCCAATATAGCCCATATCATTAAACCCACTTAAAAGAATCATGATTCGATTAgaataatttattcaataaatacGAGCGTAATTGCTGCTACCTACCATCGCCATTGGAAACACCTAAGCCTTCCTCAGTTGTATTGCATGAACCCGAATATGGCTGTGGGGCCCTTCCGGAGTTACCACCGGCTTTTTAGCGCTATCTACCAGATGCTTATACGGAACAGACCACGTACACTCCATGCCGGCTTTTTGCGCTAATCTGGAACTGCTCGATAATATCCCATGTAGGGGAGGAAGGGAGAAAACCGTGTAAACGAAACAAACACTGATGTTATCTACCCAACGACAGTCAACTGATCCTTACCTGTACTCGCTGGTGCAATCCATGCGTGCTACGTCGAACCCTAAATCACGTGCCAAGCGCAGCGACTGAACCGTTAATTGATATCCAATACCTCTGCGTTGGGCTTCGCGTGCCGTGGCGAGTATGGCAATCTGTGGGAAAGAAAAGCGGAAAACGAACGGTTTGTCTTGTGTAAGTTCGGCCTACAACGCCACTCACTGGCAGTGGTGAATAGTGGAACCGATTTCCGAAATGCTTCTGCGCATGAGCTTTTACAGGTAGGAACGAATGTATTGAAACCAAATGAAACTTACCTCGAAGATGCAACTTGTATGATATTTATTATGGAGTCGCGGTTCTTTGGCTACTATTGACCAAATGTAGAACAATTTTCTGAGCGGATCACACTGAACTTTTTCAGCTCGCTCTCGAAGCCTGTCACCATCCCATTCGCAGTTGCGTTGGTTCAGCGATATTCCTACGATTCTGTTGTCGGGCTCGACCGCAATTAGACTGAAACCTTTTCGggataaaaatcaaattattcaggATGTATTATACAGGATCGATTGATTTATAGATAAATTACCATCTTTCAAATGATCGTTCAAATACGTCTCTAAGCAGGGACTCGCCATTGATTTGGTTATGTTTAAACTCTTCAACAGCGGCTCCTCGTCGTACAGATGCTCTCTAAGGAAATGCATGATATGTGGTTCATCTTGGGACTTTGCCAAACGAATACTGAAAGGCCTTGGAATGGACTGCTTTATGTAATTGGAAATATGAGATAAACTGACGTTTGATAGTACTGCAAAAACCTACAATTGCAGAATTCATTCCTCTGCGGTGCTTGATGAGCCATTGGTTGGACTTCCCAACGGTGTCCAACTGCAACAAATCGAGGCAATTCTTCTTCAGATCACTCACAAAGGATAGATTATCACGTGAAATTTTCAGCATTCGAAACATTACGGATATAGGTTGACGTTGTTACTCAAGAAGTTTGTTTATCCAACCGATTGCATGACATGCTTCGTTTTGTAACTCGAATGATTGTTTTTGTTCTTGTTCAGAGCAATAGACCATTAATGGGGATTTTTTTGAATTCAGTGCTCTGGAAAGTGCACTCCACATTGACAAGTGGGATCACttgtaaatttaatttaatcgtaAATAAAACTGGATGTGGGTGgagattgaataaaaattaaaaaaaagcgcGGGAAAAATAGTGATTGTTATATACCTAGCAATATTCATTTGTCTCCTTGAACATTGTTGTTGGACCAAATATAAACTCAAGATAGAGTGGTCAAAGGTTTTCCATGTACCATCTAAATGCGACCCCTCGAGAAACTCGGTTCACTGTCAGAATGACAGATCAATACCAAACTGAAGCGAAGCTGTGCGAAAAAGAACACAACGTCGATCTTTGCGGCGTATCCATAAATATAACAAACTGGGCTTTTCATAGTTCGGGAATTAGTTGATGTGCCTAAGTTAAATTGCTGCTATTGAtgattaattaataaattagtcTACTAAGTGACTGATATATTTTGCGTCAGATTCTTCAACGAAGTACCAAGCCGTTGTATTAGATTGTGTGGAGGAATTAAGCGGGTGGTGAACTCTAtgaattttctatttttttttgtggaGTTAGGGAAATTGCTCGGGATACGAACTGTTAGAAACGGACGAGCTCACATTATTAATTCTGGCCATCAGTGTTTTAGAAATAGGTCTTTTGTAGTAAACATAACTGAACAATATTTTACTCGTCGATTTAGACAACATGTTTCTTTAATAATAAGATTGTTTGCAGCTTTGATTTAGCAAATGCTTACTATTATTGAGTTCAGCGGTTCACGGTTACTGATCCATCTTTTGTTAATGGTTTCTATGGGACCTAgtaatcttgagtttatctttggttggacattatattttttataaaatgtacAATACATATTTTGTTGTAATATTTGAACCACATTAacgttatttccaaacatgagaGTCTTATTAAGaccgcaaaacgatctgatgcttgtggaaaaagttattaagcgaaaaccgattgatgcactgaatattgatgaaaatttcacttttcatagcatcactgttACTGAcagtcgaattatatacaaaaattttaactttctcttattatgttcAAAAGAAGTCTCAATTTAACCCTCGAagctcttgcgaagtggccaaactgtataaataaatgatttagacacattaagagaagattaaaacaaaattgcatataattggacaaccaacagcagtggtgctagaaaaaatgaatattttatcaaacgtcagagcatcaatcggtttctgcacAATAAATTTTtcctcaagcgtcagatcgtttcgtggttttcaagactttgtttctttgttaaatttcctataaaagccacataatgatttatttttaggaagtaatagGCGACCCCTGGAgcaatttttttgtgttaaatttCCCATACAAagtcccatgtaaactttaaacagtgggcgcaaaatatagtttcaggaatcgagctaagaatttgcatagttgttctcggacccaaatggtacctaaaatgttactcggagctggaatctaatttttgtcccaccctagtgtacgtatgtatgcacacacatgtcatgtaattatctcagcaatggctgagccgatctccatgaaactagtttcaaatgaaaggcctaacgtgacaatttgacatttttttatttttgtttttggatatgttgtttattttttgagatatgggtTGATTTCGTTTaaccaaaacatttttcaagcatATAACTTACAAATAAATATCGTCGCAGCCATATAATTAGAAATCTCATAAAAATACTTCTCTTACAAGCTATAGACCGTCAAAAACAGTTCCGGAGAggtggagatattaaacattttatattgTTAGTCCCAACTCGCCAACTTCcgataactaaaaatgagaccgtcacatacagagtattgctttagtGGTGTCTTAGGggtaaaactaaaccgattttgtgTATCGAGGTGTGATAAAAAATATCTACACGAATCAAAGAATTATATTCCGgaaacattttggaaatttactCAATAATCAATAAACTATTTTTCAAAAACCAAACCTCTAGCTCCCACCACCGTCTCTatgaaaatctaaataaaattacttaaacatgattgtatgttgtcatccgcactaacatttcttcccaacgctcgcacctttcatacacacattgttacacggtgttcctaaaaccgttattaacaaaaaaatgaccataaatttgtcatacggcattcgaaagatacagtatccaagtatcttctcagtgaatttcaaaatgatccatcgaggtaTTCGAGAGAAatagcaatttgaagttttatgacacgtttcataagcctaccagcaaacacccacgggtttggtcctatctctataaacaaaatttgttttgtttacttatttagttcatggcattcgaaagatatactaatcaagtatatctcctgcaagtttgaaaatatttcattgacggaatcgaaatttataacggtttggatgtggtatgcggtcatagatgaattttctaccagacttcaagcgtgaatccatgtttgtccattgactatttagatcgtttatacgtgtcgcggtttttaaaggaaaaccttaccatttaattacataaatataatgtacaaaaggtgttatttatatggtgcactgaaaaaatatgaaaatagggttgtctaccaaacgttaaatataatgtgtaaattaaaaaaaaatggataaaagtcggaatgtttatttcaaaaggccatatctcaatggtttgttgaccaaTTCTAATTATTtgttcattattgaacaagtagacgtttcatcgttaattttcattaagaagaatataaaatggagttgcctacttcaaacaatagacagcataattatcctcaattatatgtattatcactatttagtgaatatctttgtattcaaaacgatgacctatacattagttgaatgcaacgaacgcaaactacaaataatggaaaaataaaataataaatttaaaaaaatatgaacgtatatgctgattcagatcaatttatgttatgataggtttttgttgaaaattttgtacaatcgctggttgggttgacagatgttaaaactggtcaaaggggatgttattagtacaagttcatctgctcatatctctaactattgtcagttttattgtcgaattgaacttatcatgagaatttggCATTCAtatgtttatacagcaattgcaatcaactagtacataaaaatggataggcagctatttttaaaacaaaaatatttactaaattatgataatacatatagttgagatcaactatatagcctatttattgatgtagatgactctgttttgtattcttcttaatgtaaattaacaatgaaacgtttacctgttcaataatgaaaaaataattagaatcggtcaacaaaccattgagatatggccttttgaagtaaacattccaactttattaattcatttttttagttttcacattatatttaacgtttggtagacaaccctattttcatattttcagtgcaccatataaataacaccttttgtacattatatttatgtaattaaatggtaaggttttcctttaaaaaccgcgacacgtataaacgatctaaatagtcaatggacaaacatggattcacgcttgaagtcggGTAAAAAATTCATCTATGGCCGCATACCACCACATACCATacccgttataaatttcgattccgtcaatgaaatattttcaaacttgcaggaaatatatctttcgaataccatgtactaaataagtagacaattttttttttgtttgtagagataggaccaaacccgtgggtgtttgctggtagccttatgaaacgtgtcataaaacttcaaattgcaatttctctcgaatccctcgatggatcattttgaaattcactgagaagatgcttggatactgtatctttcgaatgccgt carries:
- the LOC131692815 gene encoding uncharacterized protein LOC131692815 isoform X2, encoding MFRMLKISRDNLSFVSDLKKNCLDLLQLDTVGKSNQWLIKHRRGMNSAIQSIPRPFSIRLAKSQDEPHIMHFLREHLYDEEPLLKSLNITKSMASPCLETYLNDHLKDGFSLIAVEPDNRIVGISLNQRNCEWDGDRLRERAEKVQCDPLRKLFYIWSIVAKEPRLHNKYHTSCIFEIAILATAREAQRRGIGYQLTVQSLRLARDLGFDVARMDCTSEYSSRLAQKAGMECTWSVPYKHLVDSAKKPVVTPEGPHSHIRVHAIQLRKA